A stretch of Pseudomonas sp. LS.1a DNA encodes these proteins:
- the gatA gene encoding Asp-tRNA(Asn)/Glu-tRNA(Gln) amidotransferase subunit GatA: MHQLTLAEIARGLADKSFSSEELTGALLARIKQLDPQINSFISVTEDLALGQARAADARRAAGETGALLGAPIAHKDLFCTNGVRTSCGSKMLDNFKAPYDATVVAKLADAGMVTLGKTNMDEFAMGSANESSYYGAVKNPWNLEHVPGGSSGGSAAAVAARLLPATTGTDTGGSIRQPAALTNLTGLKPTYGRVSRWGMIAYASSLDQGGPLARTAEDCALLLQGMAGFDAKDSTSIEEPVPDYSANLNASLQGLRIGLPKEYFGAGLDPRIADLVQASVKELEKLGAVVKEISLPNMQHAIPAYYVIAPAEASSNLSRFDGVRFGYRCENPKDLTDLYKRSRGEGFGVEVQRRIMVGTYALSAGYYDAYYVKAQQIRRLIKNDFMAAFNDVDLILGPTTPNPAWKLGAKSSDPVAAYLEDVYTITANLAGLPGLSMPAGFVDGLPVGVQLLAPYFQEGRLLNVAHRYQQVTDWHTRAPNGF; the protein is encoded by the coding sequence CCCGCAAATCAACAGCTTCATCAGCGTCACCGAAGACCTGGCCCTGGGCCAGGCGCGTGCCGCCGACGCCCGTCGCGCCGCTGGCGAAACCGGCGCGCTGCTGGGTGCCCCGATCGCCCACAAGGACCTGTTCTGCACCAACGGCGTACGCACCAGCTGCGGCTCGAAGATGCTCGACAACTTCAAGGCGCCGTATGACGCCACCGTGGTTGCCAAGCTGGCCGATGCCGGCATGGTCACCCTGGGCAAGACCAACATGGACGAATTCGCCATGGGTTCGGCCAACGAATCCAGCTACTACGGCGCGGTGAAGAACCCCTGGAACCTCGAGCACGTCCCGGGCGGCTCGTCGGGCGGTTCGGCCGCGGCGGTGGCTGCGCGCCTGCTGCCGGCCACCACCGGCACCGACACCGGCGGCTCGATCCGCCAACCGGCGGCACTGACCAACCTCACCGGCCTCAAGCCGACCTACGGTCGCGTGTCGCGCTGGGGCATGATCGCCTACGCCTCCAGCCTCGACCAGGGTGGCCCGCTGGCCCGCACCGCCGAAGACTGCGCCCTGCTGCTGCAAGGCATGGCCGGCTTCGACGCCAAGGACTCCACCAGCATCGAAGAGCCGGTGCCGGACTACAGCGCCAACCTGAATGCTTCGCTGCAGGGCCTGCGCATCGGCCTGCCGAAGGAATACTTCGGGGCCGGCCTGGACCCACGCATTGCCGACCTGGTCCAGGCCAGCGTCAAGGAACTGGAAAAGCTCGGCGCGGTGGTCAAGGAAATCAGCCTGCCGAACATGCAGCACGCCATCCCGGCCTACTACGTGATCGCCCCCGCTGAAGCCTCGTCCAACCTGTCGCGTTTCGACGGCGTGCGCTTCGGCTACCGCTGCGAAAACCCGAAAGACCTCACCGACCTGTACAAGCGTTCCCGTGGCGAAGGCTTCGGCGTCGAAGTGCAGCGCCGCATCATGGTCGGCACCTACGCCCTGTCGGCTGGCTACTACGACGCCTACTACGTGAAGGCGCAACAGATCCGCCGCCTGATCAAGAACGACTTCATGGCAGCCTTCAACGACGTCGACCTGATCCTCGGCCCGACCACGCCAAACCCGGCCTGGAAGCTCGGCGCCAAGAGCAGCGACCCGGTCGCCGCCTACCTGGAAGACGTCTACACCATCACCGCCAACCTGGCGGGCCTGCCGGGCCTGTCGATGCCAGCCGGCTTCGTCGACGGCCTGCCGGTCGGCGTGCAACTGCTGGCGCCATACTTCCAGGAAGGCCGCCTGCTCAACGTCGCGCACCGCTACCAGCAAGTGACCGACTGGCACACCCGCGCCCCCAACGGCTTCTGA